One genomic window of Pungitius pungitius chromosome 11, fPunPun2.1, whole genome shotgun sequence includes the following:
- the etv1 gene encoding ETS translocation variant 1 isoform X4, whose translation MLQDLSASVLFPACLQHRSFAQVPDNDEQFVPDFQTENLAFHGLQLKIKRELHSPCSERSSNCSQERPFKLQYGEKCPFNVSAYEQKQPAGMKPSSPVTPPCSTPVSPLHHASPTAAPTPKPDRTYAHIPASQPLPDSAYSMDHRFRRQLSEPCHSFPSPPTMARDSRPIYHRQMSEPNIPFPPQGFKQEYPDPLFEHPAVMGAPLPHAYPGAMMIKQEPRDFTYDSEVPSCHSVYLRQDGYLAHANRTEGCMFDKVARHFYDDTCVVPEKVEGDIKQESGLYREGPSYQRRGSLQLWQFLVALLDDPSNSHFIAWTGRGMEFKLIEPEEVARRWGIQKNRPAMNYDKLSRSLRYYYEKGIMQKVAGERYVYKFVCDPEALFSMAFPDNQRPVLKTDMERQINEEDTVPLSHFDENMAYVQEGPYCPPHPYSEGYVY comes from the exons ATGCTTCAGGATTTAAGTGCGAGTGTCCTCTTTCCAGCGTGTCTGCAGCACCGAAGTTTTG CTCAAGTTCCCGACAATGACGAGCAGTTCGTTCCAGACTTCCAGACTGAAAACT TGGCTTTCCACGGACTGCAGCTGAAGATCAAGAGGGAGCTGCACAGCCCGTGTTCAGAGCGGAGCTCCAACTGTAGTCAGGAACGGCCCTTCAAGCTCCAGTATGGAGAGAAGTGCCCCTTCAACGTCAG TGCCTATGAGCAGAAGCAGCCTGCAGGAATGAAGCCCTCCAGCCCAGTGACGCCCCCCTGTAGCACCCCCGTGTCCCCCCTCCACCATGCCTCGCCCACGGCGGCCCCGACGCCCAAACCGGACCGGACCTACGCCCACATACCGGCCTCGCAGCCGCTCCCCGACAGCGCCTACTCCATGGACCACAG ATTTCGCCGTCAGCTCTCCGAGCCGTGCCACTCGTTCCCCTCCCCGCCCACCATGGCCCGGGACAGCCGGCCCATCTACCACAGGCAGATGTCCGAGCCCAACATCCCCTTCCCTCCTCAGGGCTTCAAGCAGGAGTACCCCGACCCCCTGTTCGAACACCCGGCCGTGATGGGGGCGCCGCTGCCCCACGCGTACCCGGGCGCCATGATGATCAAACAGGAGCCGCGGGACTTCACCTACGACTCAG AAGTGCCCAGCTGCCATTCTGTGTACCTGCGGCAAGACGGCTACCTGGCTCACGCCAACCGGACCGAAG GTTGCATGTTCGACAAAGTGGCGAGGCATTTCTACGACGATACCTGCGTGGTGCCCGAAAAGGTGGAAG GGGACATCAAACAGGAGTCGGGCCTCTACCGCGAGGGCCCGTCGTACCAGCGCAGAGGCTCGCTGCAGCTCTGGCAGTTCCTGGTGGCGCTGCTGGACGACCCGTCCAACTCCCACTTCATCGCCTGGACCGGCCGCGGCATGGAGTTCAAGCTCATCGAGccggaggag GTGGCGCGCCGGTGGGGGATACAGAAGAATCGACCGGCGATGAACTACGACAAGCTCAGCCGATCGCTGCGCTACTACTACGAGAAGGGAATCATGCAGAag GTGGCCGGAGAGAGATACGTCTACAAGTTCGTGTGCGACCCCGAGGCCTTGTTCTCCATGGCGTTCCCCGACAACCAGCGGCCGGTGCTGAAGACGGACATGGAGCGGCAGATCAACGAGGAGGACACGGTGCCGCTGTCGCACTTTGACGAGAACATGGCCTACGTACAGGAGGGGCCGTACTGCCCGCCGCACCCCTACAGCGAAGGCTACGTTTATTaa
- the etv1 gene encoding ETS translocation variant 1 isoform X1 — translation MDRLRDQQVPYCNSKKPHGNTSCERPANDRKRKFIKSDLALDSEELFQDLSQLQETWLAEAQVPDNDEQFVPDFQTENLAFHGLQLKIKRELHSPCSERSSNCSQERPFKLQYGEKCPFNVSAYEQKQPAGMKPSSPVTPPCSTPVSPLHHASPTAAPTPKPDRTYAHIPASQPLPDSAYSMDHRFRRQLSEPCHSFPSPPTMARDSRPIYHRQMSEPNIPFPPQGFKQEYPDPLFEHPAVMGAPLPHAYPGAMMIKQEPRDFTYDSAEVPSCHSVYLRQDGYLAHANRTEGCMFDKVARHFYDDTCVVPEKVEGDIKQESGLYREGPSYQRRGSLQLWQFLVALLDDPSNSHFIAWTGRGMEFKLIEPEEVARRWGIQKNRPAMNYDKLSRSLRYYYEKGIMQKVAGERYVYKFVCDPEALFSMAFPDNQRPVLKTDMERQINEEDTVPLSHFDENMAYVQEGPYCPPHPYSEGYVY, via the exons ATGGATAGATTACGCGACCAGCAAGTGCCTTACTGTAACTCCAAA AAGCCACACGGAAACACGAGCTGCGAGAGGCCAGCAaatgacagaaagagaaaattcATTAAGTCCGACTTGGCTCTGGACAGCGAAG AGCTCTTCCAGGACCTCAGTCAGCTGCAAGAGACTTGGCTGGCAGAGG CTCAAGTTCCCGACAATGACGAGCAGTTCGTTCCAGACTTCCAGACTGAAAACT TGGCTTTCCACGGACTGCAGCTGAAGATCAAGAGGGAGCTGCACAGCCCGTGTTCAGAGCGGAGCTCCAACTGTAGTCAGGAACGGCCCTTCAAGCTCCAGTATGGAGAGAAGTGCCCCTTCAACGTCAG TGCCTATGAGCAGAAGCAGCCTGCAGGAATGAAGCCCTCCAGCCCAGTGACGCCCCCCTGTAGCACCCCCGTGTCCCCCCTCCACCATGCCTCGCCCACGGCGGCCCCGACGCCCAAACCGGACCGGACCTACGCCCACATACCGGCCTCGCAGCCGCTCCCCGACAGCGCCTACTCCATGGACCACAG ATTTCGCCGTCAGCTCTCCGAGCCGTGCCACTCGTTCCCCTCCCCGCCCACCATGGCCCGGGACAGCCGGCCCATCTACCACAGGCAGATGTCCGAGCCCAACATCCCCTTCCCTCCTCAGGGCTTCAAGCAGGAGTACCCCGACCCCCTGTTCGAACACCCGGCCGTGATGGGGGCGCCGCTGCCCCACGCGTACCCGGGCGCCATGATGATCAAACAGGAGCCGCGGGACTTCACCTACGACTCAG CAGAAGTGCCCAGCTGCCATTCTGTGTACCTGCGGCAAGACGGCTACCTGGCTCACGCCAACCGGACCGAAG GTTGCATGTTCGACAAAGTGGCGAGGCATTTCTACGACGATACCTGCGTGGTGCCCGAAAAGGTGGAAG GGGACATCAAACAGGAGTCGGGCCTCTACCGCGAGGGCCCGTCGTACCAGCGCAGAGGCTCGCTGCAGCTCTGGCAGTTCCTGGTGGCGCTGCTGGACGACCCGTCCAACTCCCACTTCATCGCCTGGACCGGCCGCGGCATGGAGTTCAAGCTCATCGAGccggaggag GTGGCGCGCCGGTGGGGGATACAGAAGAATCGACCGGCGATGAACTACGACAAGCTCAGCCGATCGCTGCGCTACTACTACGAGAAGGGAATCATGCAGAag GTGGCCGGAGAGAGATACGTCTACAAGTTCGTGTGCGACCCCGAGGCCTTGTTCTCCATGGCGTTCCCCGACAACCAGCGGCCGGTGCTGAAGACGGACATGGAGCGGCAGATCAACGAGGAGGACACGGTGCCGCTGTCGCACTTTGACGAGAACATGGCCTACGTACAGGAGGGGCCGTACTGCCCGCCGCACCCCTACAGCGAAGGCTACGTTTATTaa
- the etv1 gene encoding ETS translocation variant 1 isoform X5, producing the protein MKPSSPVTPPCSTPVSPLHHASPTAAPTPKPDRTYAHIPASQPLPDSAYSMDHRFRRQLSEPCHSFPSPPTMARDSRPIYHRQMSEPNIPFPPQGFKQEYPDPLFEHPAVMGAPLPHAYPGAMMIKQEPRDFTYDSAEVPSCHSVYLRQDGYLAHANRTEGCMFDKVARHFYDDTCVVPEKVEGDIKQESGLYREGPSYQRRGSLQLWQFLVALLDDPSNSHFIAWTGRGMEFKLIEPEEVARRWGIQKNRPAMNYDKLSRSLRYYYEKGIMQKVAGERYVYKFVCDPEALFSMAFPDNQRPVLKTDMERQINEEDTVPLSHFDENMAYVQEGPYCPPHPYSEGYVY; encoded by the exons ATGAAGCCCTCCAGCCCAGTGACGCCCCCCTGTAGCACCCCCGTGTCCCCCCTCCACCATGCCTCGCCCACGGCGGCCCCGACGCCCAAACCGGACCGGACCTACGCCCACATACCGGCCTCGCAGCCGCTCCCCGACAGCGCCTACTCCATGGACCACAG ATTTCGCCGTCAGCTCTCCGAGCCGTGCCACTCGTTCCCCTCCCCGCCCACCATGGCCCGGGACAGCCGGCCCATCTACCACAGGCAGATGTCCGAGCCCAACATCCCCTTCCCTCCTCAGGGCTTCAAGCAGGAGTACCCCGACCCCCTGTTCGAACACCCGGCCGTGATGGGGGCGCCGCTGCCCCACGCGTACCCGGGCGCCATGATGATCAAACAGGAGCCGCGGGACTTCACCTACGACTCAG CAGAAGTGCCCAGCTGCCATTCTGTGTACCTGCGGCAAGACGGCTACCTGGCTCACGCCAACCGGACCGAAG GTTGCATGTTCGACAAAGTGGCGAGGCATTTCTACGACGATACCTGCGTGGTGCCCGAAAAGGTGGAAG GGGACATCAAACAGGAGTCGGGCCTCTACCGCGAGGGCCCGTCGTACCAGCGCAGAGGCTCGCTGCAGCTCTGGCAGTTCCTGGTGGCGCTGCTGGACGACCCGTCCAACTCCCACTTCATCGCCTGGACCGGCCGCGGCATGGAGTTCAAGCTCATCGAGccggaggag GTGGCGCGCCGGTGGGGGATACAGAAGAATCGACCGGCGATGAACTACGACAAGCTCAGCCGATCGCTGCGCTACTACTACGAGAAGGGAATCATGCAGAag GTGGCCGGAGAGAGATACGTCTACAAGTTCGTGTGCGACCCCGAGGCCTTGTTCTCCATGGCGTTCCCCGACAACCAGCGGCCGGTGCTGAAGACGGACATGGAGCGGCAGATCAACGAGGAGGACACGGTGCCGCTGTCGCACTTTGACGAGAACATGGCCTACGTACAGGAGGGGCCGTACTGCCCGCCGCACCCCTACAGCGAAGGCTACGTTTATTaa
- the etv1 gene encoding ETS translocation variant 1 isoform X3, whose product MLQDLSASVLFPACLQHRSFAQVPDNDEQFVPDFQTENLAFHGLQLKIKRELHSPCSERSSNCSQERPFKLQYGEKCPFNVSAYEQKQPAGMKPSSPVTPPCSTPVSPLHHASPTAAPTPKPDRTYAHIPASQPLPDSAYSMDHRFRRQLSEPCHSFPSPPTMARDSRPIYHRQMSEPNIPFPPQGFKQEYPDPLFEHPAVMGAPLPHAYPGAMMIKQEPRDFTYDSAEVPSCHSVYLRQDGYLAHANRTEGCMFDKVARHFYDDTCVVPEKVEGDIKQESGLYREGPSYQRRGSLQLWQFLVALLDDPSNSHFIAWTGRGMEFKLIEPEEVARRWGIQKNRPAMNYDKLSRSLRYYYEKGIMQKVAGERYVYKFVCDPEALFSMAFPDNQRPVLKTDMERQINEEDTVPLSHFDENMAYVQEGPYCPPHPYSEGYVY is encoded by the exons ATGCTTCAGGATTTAAGTGCGAGTGTCCTCTTTCCAGCGTGTCTGCAGCACCGAAGTTTTG CTCAAGTTCCCGACAATGACGAGCAGTTCGTTCCAGACTTCCAGACTGAAAACT TGGCTTTCCACGGACTGCAGCTGAAGATCAAGAGGGAGCTGCACAGCCCGTGTTCAGAGCGGAGCTCCAACTGTAGTCAGGAACGGCCCTTCAAGCTCCAGTATGGAGAGAAGTGCCCCTTCAACGTCAG TGCCTATGAGCAGAAGCAGCCTGCAGGAATGAAGCCCTCCAGCCCAGTGACGCCCCCCTGTAGCACCCCCGTGTCCCCCCTCCACCATGCCTCGCCCACGGCGGCCCCGACGCCCAAACCGGACCGGACCTACGCCCACATACCGGCCTCGCAGCCGCTCCCCGACAGCGCCTACTCCATGGACCACAG ATTTCGCCGTCAGCTCTCCGAGCCGTGCCACTCGTTCCCCTCCCCGCCCACCATGGCCCGGGACAGCCGGCCCATCTACCACAGGCAGATGTCCGAGCCCAACATCCCCTTCCCTCCTCAGGGCTTCAAGCAGGAGTACCCCGACCCCCTGTTCGAACACCCGGCCGTGATGGGGGCGCCGCTGCCCCACGCGTACCCGGGCGCCATGATGATCAAACAGGAGCCGCGGGACTTCACCTACGACTCAG CAGAAGTGCCCAGCTGCCATTCTGTGTACCTGCGGCAAGACGGCTACCTGGCTCACGCCAACCGGACCGAAG GTTGCATGTTCGACAAAGTGGCGAGGCATTTCTACGACGATACCTGCGTGGTGCCCGAAAAGGTGGAAG GGGACATCAAACAGGAGTCGGGCCTCTACCGCGAGGGCCCGTCGTACCAGCGCAGAGGCTCGCTGCAGCTCTGGCAGTTCCTGGTGGCGCTGCTGGACGACCCGTCCAACTCCCACTTCATCGCCTGGACCGGCCGCGGCATGGAGTTCAAGCTCATCGAGccggaggag GTGGCGCGCCGGTGGGGGATACAGAAGAATCGACCGGCGATGAACTACGACAAGCTCAGCCGATCGCTGCGCTACTACTACGAGAAGGGAATCATGCAGAag GTGGCCGGAGAGAGATACGTCTACAAGTTCGTGTGCGACCCCGAGGCCTTGTTCTCCATGGCGTTCCCCGACAACCAGCGGCCGGTGCTGAAGACGGACATGGAGCGGCAGATCAACGAGGAGGACACGGTGCCGCTGTCGCACTTTGACGAGAACATGGCCTACGTACAGGAGGGGCCGTACTGCCCGCCGCACCCCTACAGCGAAGGCTACGTTTATTaa
- the etv1 gene encoding ETS translocation variant 1 isoform X2 — translation MDRLRDQQVPYCNSKKPHGNTSCERPANDRKRKFIKSDLALDSEELFQDLSQLQETWLAEAQVPDNDEQFVPDFQTENLAFHGLQLKIKRELHSPCSERSSNCSQERPFKLQYGEKCPFNVSAYEQKQPAGMKPSSPVTPPCSTPVSPLHHASPTAAPTPKPDRTYAHIPASQPLPDSAYSMDHRFRRQLSEPCHSFPSPPTMARDSRPIYHRQMSEPNIPFPPQGFKQEYPDPLFEHPAVMGAPLPHAYPGAMMIKQEPRDFTYDSEVPSCHSVYLRQDGYLAHANRTEGCMFDKVARHFYDDTCVVPEKVEGDIKQESGLYREGPSYQRRGSLQLWQFLVALLDDPSNSHFIAWTGRGMEFKLIEPEEVARRWGIQKNRPAMNYDKLSRSLRYYYEKGIMQKVAGERYVYKFVCDPEALFSMAFPDNQRPVLKTDMERQINEEDTVPLSHFDENMAYVQEGPYCPPHPYSEGYVY, via the exons ATGGATAGATTACGCGACCAGCAAGTGCCTTACTGTAACTCCAAA AAGCCACACGGAAACACGAGCTGCGAGAGGCCAGCAaatgacagaaagagaaaattcATTAAGTCCGACTTGGCTCTGGACAGCGAAG AGCTCTTCCAGGACCTCAGTCAGCTGCAAGAGACTTGGCTGGCAGAGG CTCAAGTTCCCGACAATGACGAGCAGTTCGTTCCAGACTTCCAGACTGAAAACT TGGCTTTCCACGGACTGCAGCTGAAGATCAAGAGGGAGCTGCACAGCCCGTGTTCAGAGCGGAGCTCCAACTGTAGTCAGGAACGGCCCTTCAAGCTCCAGTATGGAGAGAAGTGCCCCTTCAACGTCAG TGCCTATGAGCAGAAGCAGCCTGCAGGAATGAAGCCCTCCAGCCCAGTGACGCCCCCCTGTAGCACCCCCGTGTCCCCCCTCCACCATGCCTCGCCCACGGCGGCCCCGACGCCCAAACCGGACCGGACCTACGCCCACATACCGGCCTCGCAGCCGCTCCCCGACAGCGCCTACTCCATGGACCACAG ATTTCGCCGTCAGCTCTCCGAGCCGTGCCACTCGTTCCCCTCCCCGCCCACCATGGCCCGGGACAGCCGGCCCATCTACCACAGGCAGATGTCCGAGCCCAACATCCCCTTCCCTCCTCAGGGCTTCAAGCAGGAGTACCCCGACCCCCTGTTCGAACACCCGGCCGTGATGGGGGCGCCGCTGCCCCACGCGTACCCGGGCGCCATGATGATCAAACAGGAGCCGCGGGACTTCACCTACGACTCAG AAGTGCCCAGCTGCCATTCTGTGTACCTGCGGCAAGACGGCTACCTGGCTCACGCCAACCGGACCGAAG GTTGCATGTTCGACAAAGTGGCGAGGCATTTCTACGACGATACCTGCGTGGTGCCCGAAAAGGTGGAAG GGGACATCAAACAGGAGTCGGGCCTCTACCGCGAGGGCCCGTCGTACCAGCGCAGAGGCTCGCTGCAGCTCTGGCAGTTCCTGGTGGCGCTGCTGGACGACCCGTCCAACTCCCACTTCATCGCCTGGACCGGCCGCGGCATGGAGTTCAAGCTCATCGAGccggaggag GTGGCGCGCCGGTGGGGGATACAGAAGAATCGACCGGCGATGAACTACGACAAGCTCAGCCGATCGCTGCGCTACTACTACGAGAAGGGAATCATGCAGAag GTGGCCGGAGAGAGATACGTCTACAAGTTCGTGTGCGACCCCGAGGCCTTGTTCTCCATGGCGTTCCCCGACAACCAGCGGCCGGTGCTGAAGACGGACATGGAGCGGCAGATCAACGAGGAGGACACGGTGCCGCTGTCGCACTTTGACGAGAACATGGCCTACGTACAGGAGGGGCCGTACTGCCCGCCGCACCCCTACAGCGAAGGCTACGTTTATTaa